A single genomic interval of Paracoccus contaminans harbors:
- a CDS encoding class I fructose-bisphosphate aldolase produces the protein MQMTDTVRKILANYEGENPGVKGNLARMLMTGKLAGTGKMIILPVDQGFEHGPARSFAKNPLGYDPHYHYQLAIDAGLNAYAAPLGMIEAGADSFAGQIPTILKCNSANSLMSDTAGKNQAVTATVQDALRLGCAAIGFTIYPGSDMALDMFEEISQMRAEAASVGIPTVIWSYPRGEAITKDGETAIDIAAYAAQIAALLGAHVIKIKLSTDHLENKDAKKVYQDQGIDISTQAKRVEHCMQAAFGGRRIVVFSGGAAKGSDAVYEDARAIRDGGGNGSIIGRNSFQRSREDALAMLGKLVDIYLGKD, from the coding sequence ATGCAGATGACCGATACCGTTCGCAAGATCCTCGCCAACTACGAAGGCGAGAACCCCGGCGTGAAAGGCAACCTGGCGCGGATGCTGATGACCGGCAAGCTGGCAGGCACCGGCAAGATGATCATCCTGCCCGTGGATCAGGGCTTTGAACACGGCCCGGCGCGCAGCTTTGCCAAGAACCCCCTGGGCTATGACCCGCATTATCATTATCAGCTGGCCATTGATGCCGGGCTGAACGCCTATGCCGCGCCTTTGGGCATGATCGAGGCGGGCGCCGACAGCTTTGCCGGCCAGATCCCGACCATCCTCAAATGCAACAGCGCCAACAGCCTGATGAGCGACACGGCCGGCAAGAACCAGGCGGTGACCGCGACCGTGCAGGACGCGCTTCGCCTGGGCTGCGCCGCCATCGGCTTCACGATCTATCCCGGCTCGGACATGGCGCTGGACATGTTCGAGGAGATTTCGCAGATGCGCGCCGAAGCGGCGAGCGTCGGCATTCCGACGGTGATCTGGTCCTATCCGCGGGGCGAGGCGATCACCAAGGACGGCGAGACCGCTATCGACATCGCCGCCTATGCCGCGCAGATCGCGGCGCTGCTGGGCGCCCATGTCATCAAGATCAAGCTGTCCACCGACCATCTGGAAAACAAGGACGCCAAGAAGGTCTATCAGGATCAGGGCATCGACATTTCCACCCAGGCCAAGCGGGTGGAACACTGCATGCAGGCGGCCTTTGGCGGGCGCCGGATCGTGGTGTTCTCGGGCGGCGCGGCCAAGGGCTCGGACGCGGTGTATGAGGATGCGCGCGCCATCCGCGACGGCGGCGGCAATGGCTCGATCATCGGGCGCAACAGCTTCCAGCGCTCGCGCGAGGATGCGCTGGCGATGCTGGGCAAGCTGGTCGATATCTACCTGGGCAAGGACTGA
- a CDS encoding DUF2171 domain-containing protein, whose product MVNASDIKEHMEIVGADGVHVGKVDHMDGERIKMARKDEAHGQDDRHHHYVALSAVASVDQGKVWLSADAANAQQLLEEEDGSPVQPGEANENRPV is encoded by the coding sequence ATGGTCAACGCCAGCGACATCAAGGAACATATGGAAATCGTCGGCGCGGATGGCGTCCATGTCGGCAAGGTCGATCACATGGACGGCGAGCGGATCAAGATGGCCCGCAAGGACGAGGCGCACGGCCAGGACGACAGGCACCATCACTATGTCGCGCTGAGCGCGGTCGCCTCGGTGGATCAGGGCAAGGTCTGGCTGTCGGCGGATGCCGCCAATGCCCAGCAGCTGCTCGAGGAAGAGGACGGCTCGCCCGTCCAGCCGGGCGAGGCCAACGAGAACCGCCCGGTCTGA
- a CDS encoding ATP phosphoribosyltransferase regulatory subunit encodes MTAQADSQQARILDAFCAAGAVAVEPDILLPAGTLLDLYGEDIRARAYVTPDPVQGEMMLRPDFTVPVVQMHMAGGAEPARYCYLGKVFRMQDQGETRPESPRANEYLQAGFELFSRDPGADAEVFALFHGLLAGLPLLATMGDMDLLLDAVDGLPLPDERRAFLRHHIWRPGRFERALERFSHPPAPPRFAVNDAPWTGLRAPDEMQARMARLDADALVPPLPLIWRERLHRLFAIAGPAPAALDELRVLADHMPAIAEAVGRLAGRLDAIAARGIDPAMIRFDASHGRRTMEYYDGMTFSFAAPAHPGWPPVASGGRYDALTAVLGQGQAIPAVGGIIRPRLVEALC; translated from the coding sequence CCGACATCCTGTTGCCGGCCGGCACGCTGCTCGATCTTTACGGCGAGGATATCCGCGCCCGCGCCTATGTGACGCCGGACCCGGTGCAGGGCGAGATGATGCTGCGCCCCGATTTCACCGTGCCGGTCGTGCAGATGCACATGGCCGGCGGGGCCGAGCCGGCGCGCTATTGTTACCTCGGCAAGGTCTTCCGCATGCAGGATCAGGGCGAGACGCGCCCCGAAAGCCCGCGCGCCAACGAATATCTGCAGGCGGGGTTCGAGCTGTTCAGCCGCGATCCGGGCGCCGATGCCGAGGTCTTTGCCCTGTTCCACGGCCTGCTGGCCGGGCTGCCGCTGCTGGCCACGATGGGCGACATGGACCTGCTGCTGGATGCGGTGGACGGGTTGCCGCTGCCCGATGAACGGCGGGCCTTCCTGCGCCATCACATCTGGCGGCCGGGCCGGTTCGAGCGCGCGCTCGAACGGTTTTCGCATCCGCCTGCGCCGCCACGCTTCGCGGTCAACGATGCGCCCTGGACGGGGCTGCGCGCCCCCGACGAGATGCAGGCCCGCATGGCGCGGCTTGACGCCGATGCCCTGGTGCCGCCGCTGCCCCTTATCTGGCGCGAGCGGCTGCACCGGCTGTTCGCCATTGCCGGCCCCGCGCCGGCCGCGCTGGACGAGCTGCGCGTTCTGGCCGATCACATGCCCGCCATCGCCGAGGCGGTGGGGCGGCTGGCTGGCAGGCTGGATGCCATCGCGGCGCGGGGGATCGACCCTGCCATGATCCGCTTTGACGCCAGCCATGGGCGGCGCACCATGGAATATTACGACGGCATGACCTTTTCCTTTGCCGCCCCTGCCCATCCCGGATGGCCCCCCGTCGCTTCGGGCGGGCGCTATGACGCGCTGACGGCGGTGCTGGGGCAGGGCCAGGCCATCCCGGCCGTCGGCGGCATCATCCGCCCCCGCCTGGTGGAGGCGCTATGCTGA
- a CDS encoding phosphoglycerate kinase produces MPRFNTIDDLEIDGKVVLTRVDLNVPVENGRVADATRIEKIVPTIKAIQAKGGIPVLLAHFDRPKGKRVDAMSLRQIVPALEQALGQPVGFASEAVGGDAKRAVAALKAGDVLMLENTRFYPGEEENDPTFTASLAALGQAYVNDAFSAAHRAHASTEGLGRLMPAAAGKLMEAELNALDGALGNPQRPVVAVVGGAKVSTKLDLLSNLIEKVDHLVIGGGMANTFLVAQGVEVGKSLAERDMADTAREIIAKAQAGGCTIHLPVDVVVAGEFAANAPSQVVAADACPPDAMILDAGPQTVAHIRAVFAECKTLIWNGPLGAFEIEPFDAATNAAAQAAAELTRTGQLVSVAGGGDTVAALNRAGVAGDFTFISTAGGAFLEWMEGKDLPGVAALIAAKRK; encoded by the coding sequence GTGCCCCGCTTCAACACCATCGACGACCTCGAGATTGACGGAAAGGTCGTTCTGACCCGCGTTGATCTGAACGTGCCGGTCGAGAACGGCCGGGTGGCCGATGCCACCCGCATCGAAAAGATCGTCCCGACGATCAAGGCCATCCAGGCCAAGGGCGGCATTCCGGTGCTGCTGGCCCATTTCGACCGCCCCAAGGGCAAGCGCGTCGATGCGATGAGCCTGCGCCAGATCGTCCCGGCGCTGGAACAGGCGCTTGGCCAGCCGGTCGGCTTTGCCAGCGAGGCCGTGGGCGGAGACGCCAAGCGCGCCGTCGCGGCGCTGAAGGCGGGGGATGTGCTGATGCTGGAAAACACCCGCTTCTATCCGGGCGAGGAGGAAAACGATCCGACCTTTACCGCATCGCTCGCCGCGCTGGGCCAGGCCTATGTCAATGATGCGTTTTCCGCCGCGCACCGCGCCCATGCCTCGACCGAGGGATTGGGGCGGCTGATGCCAGCGGCCGCCGGCAAGCTGATGGAGGCCGAGCTGAACGCGCTGGATGGCGCGCTTGGCAATCCGCAGCGGCCGGTGGTGGCGGTGGTCGGCGGGGCGAAGGTCTCGACCAAGCTCGACCTGCTGTCGAACCTGATCGAGAAGGTCGATCACCTGGTCATCGGCGGGGGCATGGCCAACACGTTCCTTGTCGCCCAGGGGGTCGAGGTGGGCAAGAGCCTGGCCGAGCGCGACATGGCCGACACCGCGCGCGAGATCATCGCCAAGGCGCAGGCGGGTGGCTGCACCATCCACCTGCCTGTCGATGTGGTGGTGGCCGGTGAATTCGCCGCCAATGCGCCCAGCCAGGTCGTTGCCGCGGATGCCTGCCCCCCCGACGCCATGATCCTGGACGCAGGCCCCCAGACCGTCGCCCACATCCGCGCGGTGTTCGCCGAGTGCAAGACGCTGATCTGGAACGGCCCCCTGGGGGCCTTCGAGATCGAGCCCTTCGATGCGGCCACCAACGCCGCCGCCCAGGCCGCTGCCGAACTGACCCGCACAGGCCAGCTGGTTTCTGTCGCAGGCGGCGGGGACACGGTTGCGGCGCTCAACAGGGCCGGGGTGGCGGGGGATTTCACCTTCATCTCGACCGCAGGCGGCGCGTTCCTTGAATGGATGGAAGGCAAGGATCTGCCGGGCGTGGCCGCCCTGATCGCCGCCAAGCGCAAGTGA
- the ftsY gene encoding signal recognition particle-docking protein FtsY → MSFLSKLRERLTKSSSRISAGLDEVVSEARPDIPPAPAPAPLAAPARAMAEPSPPAAPPAAPAAPPAARPGLMGRLFGREPGREAAPPEPRRELDDAMLEDLEDMLIAADLGTDTALRVTANIAEGRMGRRISAPELKQALADEIERIMSAVARPLPLYPKKPQVVLVVGVNGSGKTTTIGKLASQFRAAGKSVVIAAGDTFRAAAVEQLQVWGQRAGVPVMVAPQGSDPASLAWDAMARAEAEGADLLMIDTAGRLQNRADLMEELAKIVRVIRKKDPSAPHNTLLVLDATTGQNALSQVETFRKLADVSGLVMTKLDGTARGGVLVALADRFGLPIHAIGVGEQIDDLDAFDAREFAQALVGL, encoded by the coding sequence ATGTCCTTCCTATCCAAGCTGCGCGAGCGGCTGACCAAATCATCGTCCCGGATCAGCGCCGGGCTGGACGAGGTGGTGTCCGAAGCCCGCCCCGATATTCCCCCTGCGCCCGCCCCGGCGCCCTTGGCGGCGCCCGCCCGCGCCATGGCGGAACCTTCTCCGCCGGCCGCACCGCCCGCTGCCCCTGCCGCACCGCCCGCTGCGCGCCCCGGCCTGATGGGCCGCCTGTTCGGGCGCGAGCCGGGCCGCGAGGCCGCGCCCCCCGAACCCCGGCGCGAGTTGGACGATGCCATGCTCGAGGATCTCGAGGACATGCTGATCGCCGCCGATCTGGGCACCGATACCGCCCTGCGCGTCACGGCCAATATCGCCGAGGGCCGCATGGGCCGGCGCATCAGCGCCCCCGAACTGAAGCAGGCGCTGGCCGACGAGATCGAACGGATCATGTCGGCGGTGGCCCGCCCCTTGCCGCTTTATCCCAAAAAGCCGCAGGTGGTGCTGGTCGTCGGGGTCAACGGCTCGGGCAAGACGACGACCATCGGCAAGCTGGCCAGCCAGTTCCGGGCTGCGGGCAAGTCGGTGGTGATCGCCGCCGGCGACACGTTCCGGGCCGCCGCCGTGGAACAGTTGCAGGTCTGGGGCCAGCGCGCCGGCGTTCCGGTCATGGTCGCGCCGCAGGGGTCGGACCCGGCCAGCCTTGCCTGGGATGCGATGGCACGGGCCGAGGCCGAGGGCGCGGACCTGCTGATGATCGACACGGCCGGGCGGCTGCAGAACCGCGCCGACCTGATGGAGGAACTGGCCAAGATCGTGCGCGTCATTCGCAAGAAGGACCCCTCCGCACCCCACAACACCCTGTTGGTGCTGGACGCGACCACGGGCCAGAACGCGCTGAGCCAGGTCGAGACCTTCCGCAAGCTGGCCGATGTATCGGGGCTGGTGATGACCAAGCTGGATGGCACCGCCCGGGGCGGCGTGCTGGTCGCCCTGGCGGACCGGTTCGGCCTGCCGATCCATGCGATCGGGGTGGGCGAGCAGATAGACGATCTGGATGCCTTTGACGCGCGCGAATTCGCGCAGGCGCTGGTGGGGCTGTAG
- the hisG gene encoding ATP phosphoribosyltransferase → MLKLGVPSKGRLMEQTFDWFAARGVILSRAGSDREYAGRVEGHDGLHLVLLSAGEIPRELAAGRIQLGVTGSDLVRERLAGWRSHVVELAPMGFGHADLVLAVPACWRDCEGLDDFAAIATDFRAAHGFRLRIATKYHRLARAFLSAHEVADYQLIDSQGATEGTVANLTAEAIADITSSGETLRANHLKILPGALIHASQATLFAARSADPAALAGLARQLGLAGDKVNAMPHRHP, encoded by the coding sequence ATGCTGAAGCTGGGCGTGCCGTCCAAGGGGCGGCTGATGGAACAGACCTTCGACTGGTTCGCCGCGCGCGGTGTCATCCTTTCCCGCGCGGGGTCGGACAGGGAATATGCCGGCCGGGTCGAAGGGCATGACGGGCTGCATCTGGTGCTGCTGTCGGCGGGCGAGATCCCGCGCGAACTGGCCGCGGGCCGCATCCAGCTGGGCGTGACAGGATCGGACCTGGTGCGCGAGAGGCTGGCCGGCTGGCGGTCGCATGTGGTGGAGCTGGCGCCGATGGGGTTCGGGCATGCCGACCTGGTGCTGGCCGTTCCGGCCTGCTGGCGCGACTGCGAAGGGCTGGACGATTTCGCCGCCATCGCCACCGACTTTCGCGCCGCGCACGGGTTCCGCCTGCGGATCGCGACCAAGTATCACCGCCTGGCGCGCGCCTTTCTGTCCGCCCACGAGGTCGCGGACTATCAGTTGATCGACAGCCAGGGCGCCACCGAGGGCACGGTCGCCAACCTGACCGCCGAGGCGATCGCCGACATCACGAGTTCGGGCGAGACGCTGCGCGCCAACCATCTCAAGATCCTGCCCGGTGCGCTGATCCATGCCAGCCAGGCGACGCTGTTCGCGGCCCGCAGCGCCGATCCCGCCGCACTGGCCGGCCTTGCCCGGCAACTGGGGCTGGCCGGGGACAAGGTGAACGCCATGCCCCACAGACATCCTTGA